A region of the Roseiflexus sp. RS-1 genome:
CCCATATGAGCCATTGCACAACATCCTCCTGCTCGATTGTAAAGGTGCAGCATGCTACAGCCCAGTGCCGGGCTGTGGCCACGGGCTCAAACATGCGCTAACGTGTGGGTGAGTACATGCTATATTACTCTGCGGATACATCTTCTGTCAAGATGAACGGATTGTCAAGAGTGTTGATGGTATAATATCACGCCATCTTGCATGGATGTTGCAAACCGATGTATCTGCGTCGTCTCGAAATCCAGGGGTTTAAGACATTCGCCGGGCATACGCTGTTCGAGTTTCAGCCTGGCATTACTGCGGTGGTTGGTCCCAACGGCAGCGGGAAGTCGAATCTTGTCGATGCCATCCGCTGGGTGCTGGGTGAACAGCATCCAGGGGCGCTGCGCTGTAAACGCACCGAGGACCTGATCTTCAGCGGCGGCGGGCGGCGAGCGCCTGCCGGTTTTGCGGAGGTCTCGCTGACGATCGATAACAGTGATCGCCTGCTATCGGCGCCGTATGGCGAAGTGACGATTACCCGCCGTGCGACACGCTCTGGCGATCAGGAGTACTTCATCAATCGTCAGCGGGTCCGGTTGCGCGACGTGCAGGAGATTGCTGCACCAATCAATGGCGCCTACGCGATCATCAATCAGGGTCTGGTCGATGCCGCGCTCAATCTGCGTCCGCTGGAGCGGCGGCGCCTCTTTGAGGATGCTGCGGCGATCAGCGTGTACGAGCAGCGCCGCACCGACGCCGAACGTCGTCTGCGCGAGACGAACGCGAACGTTGCACGTTGCTCCGATATTCTGGCGGAACTCGAGCCACGATTGCGCTCACTGAAGCGCCAGGCGGCGCTTGCTCGCTCCCATCGCGATCTGATGGCTGAGCTTCATGAGTTGTTGCAAACGTACTATGTCCGTCTCTGGCTGACAGCGCAGACAGAGTGCGCTGCCACTGAACAAGCAGCGCAGACGCTGGCAGCGACCCTTGCTGTGCGTCAGGCAGAGATGACTGCCGTCTCAACCGATCTCCTCCATCTGCGGGAGCGCATCCGTGCCATCCGCGACCGGATTGGATCGCTCCACGCCGAGAGCAGCGCCCTGCACGCGCGCGCCGGGTCGGTGCAACGCGCACTGGCGGTTGGTCAGGAACGACTCGCGGCGTTATCGCGTCAGATCGAGGAACAGGATCGCGCACTCCGCGATCTGGATCACCAGCGCGCTGCCCGGCACACGGAACAGGAAACGGTTGCCGCCCAACTTGCCAGCGCTGAGCAACGCCTGGAACAGGTGCGGCAGGAGTATGCCGCGCACGAAGCGCGTCGCGCCGAACGGATCGCCGGTCGCGCTGCGTTTCACCAGGCGTTTGATGCCGCTCGCCGCAGCCTGATGGAGATTGGCGCAGCGCTCGGCGCAGTGCAACGTCAGATCGCGCAGATCAACGACCAGCGTGATCGCCTGATCCGCGAACGTGCAACTGCCGGGGAGGCGCTGGCAATTGCTCAGGACGAACTGGTAGCGCGCCGCGCCGCCGCCGTTCAGGCGGATGCGCACGTGACGGCGCTGGAACAGGAACTGAACGACGCAGCACGTCGCGTCGAACTGACAACGGGCGATGTCGAACAGCGCCGCCGACAACGCGCCGCTGCCGCTGAGACGCTTGAAGCGCTGCGCCGGCAGCAGATGGAACTGGAAGCGCGGTTAGAAACATTGCGCCGTCTCCACCGCAGTTATGCTGGAACGTTCGCCGGGGTGCGGGCAGCCATGCAGTGGGCCGAGTCACAGCACCGATCCGGATTTGCTCTGGTGGCGACCGTCGTGCGTGTGCCGGCAGAACTCGAAACAGCCATCGAAGTGGCGCTCGGTTCACGCCTGCACAATATCGTCGTCAATCGCTGGGAAGATGCAGAAGATGCTATCGAAGCGCTCAAACGCAGCGGTGAGGGTCGCGCCACGTTCCTGCCGCTGGATACGATCCGCCCCCGTAATGCTGACGGGGTGCGCATACGATTACACACTGCTTCAGAAGATGGCGTCCTGGGGGTTGCCGCCGATCTTATCGATGTTGACGAACGCTACCGACCGGTGGTGGAACTGCTCCTCGGTCGCACGCTGGTTGTTCGCACGCTGGCGGTCGCCCGACGAGAACTCCAGCGCATCGGCGGCGGATGGACAATTGTCACGCTGGCGGGAGAGCAGGTGAGCGCCGGAGGCGCAGTCACGGGAGGCTCGGCAGCGAAGGAGAGCGGCACGCTGCGGCGCGAGCGAGAATTACGCGAGCTCCCCGAACGCCTGGAAGCCGTTTCACGTGAAACAGAAGCGGCGCGCGTGCGCCATGTCGTTGCAAATGAAGCCTATGTCGCTGCCGAACAGTCAGTACGCGACGCTGAACGTCACCAGCGCCAGGTCCAGCGACAACTCGACCAGGCGCGCGTTGCTGCGGCGCAGACGCAGCGCGCCGTTGACCGCGCCGAAGCTGAGTATCTTGTGTGTCAACGGCGTATCGAGCAGATCGATGCCGGGATGACCACGCTTCTTGATCGCCTGCAAGCGGCAATCGCCGAGCAGGAAGAGTTGATGCAGCGGGAAGATGCAGCGCGCGCGCAGGTCGAGCGTCTCCACGCTGAAGAAGCGGTGCAGCGCAGCGCAGACGCTGCCGACGACGAGATCCTGGCGCACCTGCGCACGCGCCTCGCCGATGCTGAGGGCGACGTGCGCACGGCGCGCGCTATCCTGCACACGGTTCATCAGGCGCTGGCGCGTATCGACGAGCAGCGCGCTGCGCTGGCAGAGCGCATCGAACATCTGCACCGCGAACGTGCTACGCTCATCGATGAACTGACACAAACCGCAGCCGAACATCAGGCGCTACTGGCGCAGATCGACACCCTGCGTGCGCAGATCGAGCCGTCCGAGGCAGAGTTGAGCGCGCTGGAACAGCAACGCGAAGCACACGAAGTGCGTGTGCAGGCGCTCACCACCGCACTGATCGACGCCGAGGCAGCCTGCAACCGCGCAACGGTCGATGCCCAGCGCGCGCGTGATCGTCTGGAGGTGCTGCGGGAACGCGCCGCAGGCGATGCCATCGATGTCGAATCCGCTGCTCAATCCTGTGCAGACCCATCGTCGGACGCCAATGTGGAAGACATGCAGCGACGTATCGATGATCTGAAGCGCCGCATCGCCCGCCTGGGGATCATCAATCCGCTGGCGCTGGAGGAGTATGATGAAGCAGCAGCGCGCTATGAGTTCCTGAGCGCCCAAATGAACGATCTTCGTGCAGCATCGGCAACACTCAACGAGTTGATTGCCGAACTGGACAATGCCATTCGCACCCGCTTTGAAACGACGTTTCAGGTCGTCGCTGCGGAGTTCGAGCGCAGTTTTACGAATCTGTTCGGTGGCGGCGAAGCACGCCTGGCGCTGATCAACGACGACGATGATGCTGCCGATCAGAACGGCGGTAAACCTCCCGGCATCGCCACGCTCGGTGTGGAGATTATCGCCCGTCCGCCGGGGAAACGTCAGCAGCATCTGGCGCTACTGTCGGGCGGCGAGCGCGCGCTAACCGCTGCGGCGCTGCTCTTCGCCATTCTGAAAGCCAACCCGACCCCCTTCTGCGTCCTCGATGAAGTCGATGCCGCCCTGGACGAAACAAATGTCGGGCGTTTCCGCGAGGCGCTTGTTGGGTTGAGCGAAAAAACACAGTTTATCGTTGTTACTCACAATCGTGGGACGATCGAGGCTGCCGATACCATCTACGGCGTGACCATGGGCGACGACGGCGCCTCACGGGTGCTCTCGCTCAGGTTAGAAGAGGTCGGTGAGAGAGGTCGGTGAGAGGTGACGTTCGCAACTGTCCGATTGTGCATACAAACAATATCTCATTCGCATCCAATCCGAAGCGCTCAATCGCACAGGGGTCGGGGTTTATGGTTGTTTCGGTGTAGCCTGCGCAGGCGGGCTTCGCCCTGGATAGCCGAGGGCTTATGGTCTTTGAATACATAATCCGCCATAGCCCGCGCAGGCGGGCTTCGCCCTGGATAGCCGAGGGCTTGAGCCCGACGGCAAGAGGCGCATGCCGGATTAAACGCTCAATCTCCATAGCCCCACGGATAGTTCGGCATACCGGATCATAGCAGTTATCACAAAGATTGAACCCAATGGACGAGGTTGAACATTCCCGGAGTCGCGCGCCCCACGCGGCGACCGAAATGAATTTCGGTCTACACTTCGCCGGAAGCAGGTGTCTTGCGCGACACGGCAGACCTAGACAAAGGTCAACGTATCTGAGAACTGCTATAAATGCTCAATCTTCATCAGCCCCACAACCGGAACGTTCGGTGTACCGGATTAGCCGCCGGGCTACCGGGCGAATACCGGATCTTTAGACGGTGGACTCCCGCGCTGCAAGGCAAGCATCTGTGATCGACAGACCGGGCGCCAGCGAAAGAATGGTCGATGCAGCACAAGAAAGTGTGATAGATGAGCGCCACAAATCGGACATTCGTGGCGTTCTCCCCTGAACAGGAAAGAGCGCACGTCTGGCGAGAGCCGAAAGAAGAACGCGGCAAACAGGAAATCAACAGCACGGCGTAGACGGTCGTGTGAACGGAGCGCGACGGATATTCGAGAAAACATCGTTGTCAGAGACATTTCACTATGCAATTCACCAATAAGGAGTATATCACGATGATCACGTTCGGAGCGGCAATCTTTGATATGGACGGCACTCTGCTCGACAATATGCCACTCTATTTTCGGGCATTCCGGGTTTTCATTGAGCGACATGGGTTGCAACCACCCCCGCCATCCGAAGCGGCGCAGTTGATTGGCAGGCGACAGAGCGACATCTTTCCGGCGCTGTTCGGGCGACCATTGACGCCAGAGGAAATCGCGCGCTACAGTGATGAAGCAGCGCAGATCTACCAGGACTTGCTGATTGGAGTGACCCCATTGCCGGGATTGGTGCGATTCCTTGATCTTCTTGAACGGCGTCGAGCAAAGATCGGTCTGGCAACCTCAGCGCCGCAGGCGACTGTCGCGCCGACGCTGGCGGCGCTGGGCATCACCGGACGGTTTGCTGCCGTCACCCTCGGCGATGAGGTGCCGCGCGGCAAACCGGCGCCCGACATCTTCCTCGAAACTGCGCGTCGCCTTGATCAACCGCCTGATCGCTGCGTGGTCTTCGAGGATTCGCTCGCGGGAATTGCAGCGGCGCGCGCCGCCGGGATGCGCTGCATTGCGCTCGCCACGACCCACTCCGTCGCTGATCTGCGCGCTGCTGCGCCCGACCTCGTTGTTGCCGACTACGATGAACTGCTCCGCGTACTGCCGGAACTTGCAGTCGAGGAAGGCTGAACATCGAAGGAAGAGGGTGTCACATCGGCGCTGCCTGCTCAGATGGGTGCTACAGAATTACCCATCCGGGCAATCGAAGGGATCATATTGTAGGGTTGCTGGTGGCAAGGACAGCCATCGTCGCACATGCAGACAAAGAGGAGAAGGGGTGCAGGAAGGTGCTCACAGGGGTGGGTTTTTTGGAAGCCCCTGCATGTCATCTTCCGTTTCAGGCATCAGAACGCCCAAAATCCTCCTTCTCCTCTTGTGGGAGAAGTGGGCAGAGGGATGAGGGGGCAAAAGTGCACCGGAATGCAGAAAATCACTCATCTCTCCCAAGAACTCTACACTTGAGAGGGCGGGGATGTGAGGGAAAAAGGGCTTCAGAATGGGGCAAACGCCTGCGTCCCTGAACAACTCTTTACCTGCAAGAAGAGAAGTCTGAGTTAGTACAGGATGACGCGCCTCACATCAGCACTTCTTTCTTCAACGCTTCCAGACTCTTCAACGCCCGGTCAGCGTTACGGCGCAACAGTTCATACGTCTCGAGCGATGTGTCGTCTCTGAGTTGCCCCTGGACGATCATATCCGCCGCCAGCACCAGTACGGTGAGGCACTGAATAAGTTCTGTTGCCGCAGAAGAGCCGGTGAGTTGATACTCGCGCAAGCGGCGCAGCGCCTCTTCGGCCTGGCGGGCATTTGGTTGCAGCCAGATCAAGAGCGACTGCGACACGGCGCCACCCCTGCGTCCCTGGGTGAGCATATCGGCTGCGCTCGCCAGGACGGTGAGCGATTTATTGAGCTGGCGCATGATCGCCTGGAGCGCTGTGCGCGTGTGGTGATTGGTGCGTGGATCTGTGGGCGCCGCCTGTGCGCGATTGGTCAGCACAGCGGGCTGCGCCGGATATGGCTCCATCATAATACTGCTCCTGCGATGACTGGATGAGACAGGCTGCGTCTCATCAGCATCATGTCGCGGATGCTCTCCAGTCATAATGCGAACACTCTCAGATGAACATCCTGTCATTTTCATTAATAAATAGTATACCGTTTGATCCAGGGCTTGAGCAACGTACCATGAGTCCTGATGTTGAACAGTACTTACGCTGGTCTGTAGCAAGGCGCAATGGGTCTAACCTTCTGTTACAATCATCGTTGATAGTTGCGCAACGAGGTGGAAGGATGCAGATAGCGGAGCAGAACGCTGCGAGCGATGCAAGCGTATGTGCAGAACACCGGGCTGCTCGTGATGTTTTGAAGGCGCCGATCATCGCGCTGATGCTTGGTGTGCTTGCACTTGCGCCGCGTGTCATCGGGCTTGCCGATTTTCTCACCACCGACGAAGCGTACCACTGGATCCGTTTTACCGAACGTTTCGATGCAGCAATTTCCGAGGGGCGCTGGGCTGATACCATTTTCGTCGGGCATCCCGCCATCACGATGTTCTGGTTGGGGCGCGCAGGATTGGTGCTCGAGCGCGCTGCGCGCGATTTGGGCTGGATAGGCGCCCCTTCGATGATCGAACATCTGGCCTGGCTGCGGCTGCCGGGGGTGTTCCTGCAGGTGGTGTTTGGGGTAACCACCTGGATGGTGTTGCGTCGCCTCGTTGATCCGATGGTCGCGCTGGTTGCGGGATTCCTGTGGTCTACATCGCCATATCTGATTGCGCACGGGCGGGTGCTGCATCTCGATGCACTGCTGACGGGGTTGCTCACACTGAGCCTGTTGCTCCTGCTGGTTTCCTTGCGGCAACAGCAGGCAGGCGCAGGCGGATGGACAGCGCTGCTCGGTTCCGGTGCGTTGACCGGACTGGCGCTCCTGACCAAAGGACCGGCGATCATTTTTTTGCCATTTGCCGGTCTGATGCTGTTCGCTCTTGCGCCTGCGAAAGACGCCTCGAACCGACGTGTTTCCGGCGTGGTGTCGGATGTATTTCGTCGCCTGAGGTATGCGATCGTGCGTTATGGCGTATGGCTGGGGGTTGCGCTCGGTGTTGCATTCGCCGGATGGCCCGCGCTGTGGGTGACGCCGGAAGCGGCACTGCAAGCCTATGTGGGTGAAATTATCTTCAACGGCGGACGTCCCAACGGCGATGGGCAGTTCTTCAACGGTCAGGCAGTTGGTGATCCTGGCGTGTGGTTCTATCCGGTCGCCAGTCTGTTCCGCACGACGTCGGTGATGTTCATTGGTTTGGTCGCTTTTGTGGTCTTTGCGGTGATCGATGGCCGCCGCTTCTTCACGCAACGCGATGCCGTCATTCCTGTCCTGATCGCTTTTGCCGCCTTCTGGACACTGGTCATGACGCTGGGTCCAAAGAAGTTCGACCGATATGTCCTTCCGATCT
Encoded here:
- a CDS encoding HAD family hydrolase: MITFGAAIFDMDGTLLDNMPLYFRAFRVFIERHGLQPPPPSEAAQLIGRRQSDIFPALFGRPLTPEEIARYSDEAAQIYQDLLIGVTPLPGLVRFLDLLERRRAKIGLATSAPQATVAPTLAALGITGRFAAVTLGDEVPRGKPAPDIFLETARRLDQPPDRCVVFEDSLAGIAAARAAGMRCIALATTHSVADLRAAAPDLVVADYDELLRVLPELAVEEG
- a CDS encoding ArnT family glycosyltransferase gives rise to the protein MQIAEQNAASDASVCAEHRAARDVLKAPIIALMLGVLALAPRVIGLADFLTTDEAYHWIRFTERFDAAISEGRWADTIFVGHPAITMFWLGRAGLVLERAARDLGWIGAPSMIEHLAWLRLPGVFLQVVFGVTTWMVLRRLVDPMVALVAGFLWSTSPYLIAHGRVLHLDALLTGLLTLSLLLLLVSLRQQQAGAGGWTALLGSGALTGLALLTKGPAIIFLPFAGLMLFALAPAKDASNRRVSGVVSDVFRRLRYAIVRYGVWLGVALGVAFAGWPALWVTPEAALQAYVGEIIFNGGRPNGDGQFFNGQAVGDPGVWFYPVASLFRTTSVMFIGLVAFVVFAVIDGRRFFTQRDAVIPVLIAFAAFWTLVMTLGPKKFDRYVLPIWPVLLVLAATGIVRGYNAARAWCIRRAIVVPRGGDFLKRAPLAGLLIMGAIEIGQVVWYHPYYLSYYNPLFGGGAAAQRMFLIGWGEGMDQVGAWLSSRPDIGYGPVISALRPTLQPFVPVDVRDITDLGKLPVNYAVVYLESIQRGAHPDIYRQFEPMTPIHTITIHGIEYAKIYQLPRPYRQPVGARFGDAIMLHGVSVEYDQNHLTVTPSWGALAPPQGDYVVFLQVIDAQGQRVAGVDVPPSGVGGMPTGAWLPG
- the smc gene encoding chromosome segregation protein SMC; translated protein: MYLRRLEIQGFKTFAGHTLFEFQPGITAVVGPNGSGKSNLVDAIRWVLGEQHPGALRCKRTEDLIFSGGGRRAPAGFAEVSLTIDNSDRLLSAPYGEVTITRRATRSGDQEYFINRQRVRLRDVQEIAAPINGAYAIINQGLVDAALNLRPLERRRLFEDAAAISVYEQRRTDAERRLRETNANVARCSDILAELEPRLRSLKRQAALARSHRDLMAELHELLQTYYVRLWLTAQTECAATEQAAQTLAATLAVRQAEMTAVSTDLLHLRERIRAIRDRIGSLHAESSALHARAGSVQRALAVGQERLAALSRQIEEQDRALRDLDHQRAARHTEQETVAAQLASAEQRLEQVRQEYAAHEARRAERIAGRAAFHQAFDAARRSLMEIGAALGAVQRQIAQINDQRDRLIRERATAGEALAIAQDELVARRAAAVQADAHVTALEQELNDAARRVELTTGDVEQRRRQRAAAAETLEALRRQQMELEARLETLRRLHRSYAGTFAGVRAAMQWAESQHRSGFALVATVVRVPAELETAIEVALGSRLHNIVVNRWEDAEDAIEALKRSGEGRATFLPLDTIRPRNADGVRIRLHTASEDGVLGVAADLIDVDERYRPVVELLLGRTLVVRTLAVARRELQRIGGGWTIVTLAGEQVSAGGAVTGGSAAKESGTLRRERELRELPERLEAVSRETEAARVRHVVANEAYVAAEQSVRDAERHQRQVQRQLDQARVAAAQTQRAVDRAEAEYLVCQRRIEQIDAGMTTLLDRLQAAIAEQEELMQREDAARAQVERLHAEEAVQRSADAADDEILAHLRTRLADAEGDVRTARAILHTVHQALARIDEQRAALAERIEHLHRERATLIDELTQTAAEHQALLAQIDTLRAQIEPSEAELSALEQQREAHEVRVQALTTALIDAEAACNRATVDAQRARDRLEVLRERAAGDAIDVESAAQSCADPSSDANVEDMQRRIDDLKRRIARLGIINPLALEEYDEAAARYEFLSAQMNDLRAASATLNELIAELDNAIRTRFETTFQVVAAEFERSFTNLFGGGEARLALINDDDDAADQNGGKPPGIATLGVEIIARPPGKRQQHLALLSGGERALTAAALLFAILKANPTPFCVLDEVDAALDETNVGRFREALVGLSEKTQFIVVTHNRGTIEAADTIYGVTMGDDGASRVLSLRLEEVGERGR